The proteins below come from a single Pedobacter aquae genomic window:
- a CDS encoding sigma-54-dependent transcriptional regulator, which yields MAKILIVEDDITFSQLLQGFLKKHQHTVEAANTIKSGLKLLDENSFDLLLLDYRLPDGTGLDILNHVASKNLGISAIIMTSFNDVPTAVKAMRLGAFDYITKPVNPDELLMIMSNALNKKVESLPKKSASPSNIIKGNSPEAHKLYRYIDLVAPTDMSVIIQGESGTGKEYAARTIHTQSNRNHKPFIAIDCGALSKDLAASELFGHVKGAFTGALQDKKGQFEVANGGTLFLDEVGNLSYEVQVKLLRALQERTIQPLGSTKQIKVDVRILTATNDDLTDSVARGDFREDLYHRLNEFKIQLPPLRERGKDLELFIAHFIQLSNQELQRNVKELSPEVKDLLLRYSWPGNLRELKNVIKRMVLLSPNETAEVSSLPDEMLFTVNRQQTIQQKPTSDLKAINEQNEKLLITQTLEKVRYNKSKAAKLLNIDRKTLYAKIERYEID from the coding sequence ATGGCAAAAATACTTATCGTTGAAGACGATATTACATTTTCACAACTTTTACAAGGTTTTTTAAAAAAACACCAACACACAGTAGAGGCTGCAAACACTATTAAAAGCGGACTTAAACTACTTGATGAAAATTCTTTTGACCTATTATTGTTAGATTACCGTTTACCGGATGGTACAGGTTTAGATATTTTAAACCACGTTGCCAGTAAAAATCTTGGTATTTCTGCTATCATCATGACCAGTTTTAACGATGTACCAACAGCTGTTAAAGCGATGCGTTTAGGCGCTTTTGATTATATCACCAAACCTGTTAACCCCGATGAATTACTCATGATTATGAGTAATGCTTTAAATAAGAAAGTTGAAAGCTTACCTAAAAAAAGCGCTAGCCCCAGTAACATTATTAAAGGCAACAGCCCAGAGGCTCATAAACTATACCGTTATATAGATTTAGTTGCCCCAACGGATATGTCGGTCATTATCCAAGGGGAAAGCGGAACAGGAAAAGAATATGCTGCAAGAACCATTCATACCCAAAGCAACAGAAACCATAAACCTTTTATAGCGATAGATTGTGGTGCTTTATCTAAAGATTTAGCCGCTAGCGAGCTTTTCGGGCATGTTAAAGGTGCTTTTACAGGTGCTTTGCAGGATAAAAAAGGTCAGTTTGAAGTTGCTAATGGTGGTACTTTATTTTTAGATGAAGTTGGCAATTTAAGTTACGAAGTACAAGTAAAACTACTTAGGGCTTTGCAAGAAAGAACCATACAGCCTTTAGGAAGTACCAAACAAATTAAAGTTGATGTTAGAATTTTAACCGCTACCAACGATGATTTAACGGATAGCGTTGCTCGTGGAGATTTTAGAGAAGATCTTTATCATCGTTTAAACGAGTTTAAAATTCAATTGCCTCCTTTAAGAGAAAGAGGAAAAGATTTAGAGCTTTTTATTGCTCATTTTATCCAACTTTCTAATCAGGAATTGCAGCGGAATGTAAAAGAGCTATCACCAGAGGTTAAAGATTTATTATTGCGTTACTCTTGGCCAGGAAATTTAAGAGAGCTTAAAAACGTGATTAAGAGAATGGTACTTTTAAGCCCTAATGAAACGGCAGAAGTAAGCTCTTTACCAGATGAAATGTTATTTACCGTAAACAGGCAACAAACTATTCAGCAAAAGCCTACATCAGATTTAAAAGCTATTAACGAGCAAAATGAGAAGTTATTGATTACGCAAACTTTAGAAAAAGTACGCTATAACAAATCTAAAGCAGCTAAGCTTTTAAATATTGATAGAAAAACGCTTTATGCTAAAATTGAGCGTTATGAGATTGATTAA
- a CDS encoding Spy/CpxP family protein refolding chaperone, with the protein MNRSKDNFFKIGFIFLLLMNCFVLWYLLEQSHPRKNTRATESNDRIVQELKFDAVQEKAFFELKETHMKMNKALKMENRLMRQQLFSLLKDSVVNQEESKILIDKIARNQKIFEEATFEHFSKVRRLCKPQQQQKFDKMIDGILQHLMGNKPEGRPHQGPPPPHHPPHPPQ; encoded by the coding sequence ATGAATAGAAGTAAGGATAATTTCTTTAAAATAGGCTTCATATTTTTGTTATTGATGAACTGCTTTGTGCTTTGGTATTTACTAGAGCAATCTCATCCTCGTAAAAATACTAGAGCAACTGAAAGTAATGACCGCATAGTGCAAGAGCTTAAATTTGACGCCGTACAGGAGAAAGCTTTTTTTGAATTAAAGGAAACGCATATGAAGATGAATAAGGCTTTGAAAATGGAAAATCGTTTGATGCGGCAACAGCTTTTTTCTCTTTTGAAAGACAGTGTAGTAAATCAAGAAGAAAGTAAAATCCTGATTGATAAAATAGCTAGGAACCAAAAAATATTTGAAGAAGCCACTTTTGAACATTTTAGCAAAGTAAGAAGGTTATGCAAGCCTCAGCAGCAGCAAAAATTCGACAAGATGATAGATGGTATTTTACAACATTTAATGGGTAATAAGCCAGAAGGTCGCCCTCATCAAGGGCCACCTCCACCCCATCATCCACCTCATCCACCGCAATAA
- a CDS encoding DNA topoisomerase 3, translating into MKLVIAEKPSVARELAKVFGATNKKGGYIEGKGYSFTWAFGHLLQLAPPQDYGFYGWKQQNLPMLPHKFKLAVRKIKTKDGLVEDPAVRKQLDVIKALFDECTEIIVATDAGREGELIFRYIYYYLKCKKPFRRLWISSQTDAAIKDGFRNLKPGSDYDTLFNSAHCRSESDWLVGMNATQALSISAGNKAVLSLGRVQTPTLAMICQRYLEIQQFVPQIYFQVAIQLNKDGHLFRAISAVNYKSKEEAEIVLGQVLDVAAGHPTGGHIVKVEAKAKKEPPPLLHDLSSLQQEANKKKGYTADQTLGILQQLYESKLVTYPRTGSRYIGDDIYAGIPALIAKYQQHPQFGKQAEYLATIKLNKRSVNAKKVTDHHAILPTGENAGYLSEDKQAVYDMVVGRMLEAFHQECIKETTKISVSSGADFIANGTVIQSAGWRSVFNDPDDEKKEGENASLPKVLKDEYLPVTNKAVLEKQTKPKPLYNEATLLKALETCGKDIEDEELRYAMKESGLGTPATRASIIETLIKRDYIAREKKNLVPTKKGLAVYEVVKDKKIAHAELTGQWEKRLEEIRSGASVQDFKAEITAYTKTITQELLAAGQGLHQVLQEA; encoded by the coding sequence ATGAAACTTGTAATAGCCGAAAAACCATCTGTAGCCCGCGAACTCGCTAAAGTTTTTGGAGCCACCAATAAAAAAGGTGGTTATATAGAAGGAAAAGGCTATAGTTTTACTTGGGCTTTTGGGCATTTATTGCAATTGGCACCTCCACAAGATTATGGCTTTTACGGTTGGAAGCAACAAAACTTACCTATGCTTCCGCATAAATTTAAGCTGGCCGTAAGGAAAATTAAAACCAAAGATGGGCTAGTAGAAGACCCTGCGGTAAGAAAGCAATTAGATGTGATAAAAGCCTTGTTTGATGAGTGTACAGAGATTATAGTGGCTACCGATGCTGGGCGAGAAGGAGAGCTTATTTTTAGATACATTTACTACTACCTGAAATGTAAAAAGCCATTCCGCCGTTTATGGATTTCTTCTCAAACGGATGCTGCTATTAAAGATGGTTTTAGAAATCTTAAACCTGGTTCTGATTATGATACGCTATTTAATTCTGCCCATTGCCGCTCAGAGTCTGATTGGTTGGTAGGTATGAATGCTACCCAAGCATTAAGTATCTCGGCAGGAAACAAAGCCGTACTTTCTTTAGGAAGGGTGCAAACGCCAACCCTAGCCATGATTTGCCAACGTTACCTCGAAATTCAACAATTTGTACCTCAAATATATTTTCAGGTAGCTATACAATTAAATAAAGATGGTCATCTTTTTAGAGCCATTTCTGCGGTTAATTACAAAAGTAAAGAAGAGGCAGAAATCGTTTTAGGTCAGGTTTTAGATGTTGCAGCTGGGCATCCCACAGGCGGGCATATTGTAAAAGTAGAAGCGAAAGCTAAAAAAGAACCACCACCTTTACTGCATGATTTAAGTAGCTTACAGCAGGAAGCTAATAAGAAAAAAGGTTACACGGCAGACCAAACGCTAGGTATCTTACAGCAATTGTATGAAAGTAAATTGGTTACCTATCCGCGTACCGGAAGTAGATACATAGGAGATGATATTTATGCAGGTATACCAGCTTTAATTGCCAAATACCAGCAGCATCCACAATTTGGTAAACAGGCCGAGTATTTAGCCACCATAAAGCTGAATAAGCGAAGTGTAAATGCTAAAAAGGTAACAGACCACCACGCTATTTTACCAACAGGCGAAAATGCAGGCTATTTATCAGAAGATAAGCAAGCTGTTTATGATATGGTAGTTGGGCGTATGTTAGAAGCTTTTCATCAAGAATGTATCAAAGAAACTACTAAAATTAGCGTAAGCTCGGGGGCTGATTTTATTGCCAACGGTACGGTGATACAATCTGCTGGTTGGCGTTCTGTTTTTAATGACCCTGATGATGAAAAGAAAGAAGGCGAAAATGCTTCTTTGCCTAAAGTGCTTAAAGACGAGTACTTACCTGTTACCAATAAAGCAGTTTTAGAAAAGCAAACCAAGCCAAAACCTTTGTATAACGAAGCTACTTTACTAAAAGCACTGGAAACTTGTGGTAAAGATATAGAAGATGAAGAGTTGCGTTACGCCATGAAAGAAAGTGGTTTAGGCACACCTGCTACCCGGGCTTCTATCATAGAAACACTAATTAAACGAGATTATATTGCTAGAGAGAAAAAGAATTTAGTGCCTACTAAAAAAGGCTTAGCCGTTTATGAGGTGGTAAAAGATAAAAAAATAGCACATGCAGAACTTACAGGACAATGGGAAAAGCGTTTAGAAGAAATAAGGTCTGGTGCTTCCGTTCAAGATTTTAAGGCAGAAATAACCGCTTATACCAAAACCATTACGCAAGAGTTATTAGCAGCAGGGCAGGGCTTACATCAAGTTTTGCAAGAGGCTTAA
- a CDS encoding pyridoxal-phosphate dependent enzyme, protein MWYNNILETIGNTPLVKLNKITKDIDATVLAKIETTNPGNSIKDRMALKMIEDAEKSGKLKPGGTIIEGTSGNTGMGLAIAAVIKGYKCIFTTTDKQSKEKVDALKAFGAEVIVCPTDVEPEDPRSYYAVSSRLERETPNSWKPNQYDNLSNSIAHYEQTGPEIWEQTEGKITHLVVGVGTGGTISGAGKYLKEKNPDIKLWGIDTYGSVFKKYKETGIFDEKEVYPYITEGIGEDFLPKNVDFDLIDLFEKVTDKDAALMTREIARKEGIFAGNSAGAAIAGLLQLKHHLKKDDVVVVIFHDHGSRYMGKMYNDDWLRERGFLQDEKLTAKSILAKREKQEMVTIDSDKTVLEAINAMKILNISQIPMTQQGMVIGKITEGDLLNALLENPSIKSAKVESIATASFPFVDLKTSIDKISGMINKENSAVLVEDETGTIEIITQYDIINAISG, encoded by the coding sequence ATGTGGTATAATAATATTCTCGAAACCATAGGAAATACTCCTTTGGTAAAGCTTAACAAAATAACTAAAGATATTGATGCTACTGTTTTAGCAAAAATAGAAACAACCAATCCCGGTAATTCTATTAAAGACCGTATGGCTTTAAAAATGATTGAAGATGCCGAGAAAAGTGGTAAGCTTAAACCAGGTGGAACTATTATAGAAGGAACATCAGGAAATACAGGCATGGGCTTGGCCATTGCAGCAGTTATCAAAGGCTATAAATGTATTTTTACCACTACAGATAAGCAATCAAAAGAAAAGGTTGATGCTTTAAAGGCCTTTGGGGCCGAAGTTATTGTTTGCCCAACGGATGTTGAACCAGAAGACCCACGTTCTTATTATGCTGTTTCTAGCAGGTTAGAGCGTGAGACACCAAATTCTTGGAAGCCCAATCAATACGATAATTTATCAAATTCTATAGCTCATTATGAGCAAACCGGACCAGAAATTTGGGAGCAAACAGAAGGGAAAATCACCCATTTGGTAGTAGGTGTAGGTACAGGCGGTACAATTTCTGGTGCGGGTAAATATTTGAAAGAGAAAAATCCGGATATTAAATTATGGGGTATAGATACCTATGGTTCTGTATTTAAAAAGTATAAAGAAACCGGCATATTTGATGAAAAGGAGGTTTATCCCTACATCACCGAGGGTATTGGAGAAGACTTTCTACCCAAAAACGTTGATTTTGATTTAATTGATTTATTTGAAAAAGTTACCGATAAAGACGCCGCTTTAATGACACGGGAAATTGCTCGTAAAGAGGGTATTTTCGCAGGTAATTCTGCCGGTGCTGCTATTGCTGGTTTACTACAATTAAAGCATCATCTTAAAAAAGATGATGTGGTGGTGGTTATTTTTCATGATCATGGCTCACGATACATGGGGAAAATGTATAATGATGATTGGTTGCGTGAGCGAGGCTTTTTACAGGATGAAAAATTAACGGCAAAATCTATCCTTGCAAAAAGAGAAAAACAAGAAATGGTCACTATTGATAGCGATAAAACAGTTCTGGAAGCTATAAATGCTATGAAAATTTTAAATATTTCTCAAATCCCGATGACACAGCAAGGTATGGTTATAGGTAAAATTACCGAAGGTGATTTACTTAATGCTTTGTTAGAAAATCCGTCTATAAAGTCGGCTAAAGTAGAATCTATTGCAACTGCATCTTTCCCTTTTGTAGATTTAAAGACTTCAATAGATAAAATCTCTGGGATGATTAATAAAGAAAACTCAGCAGTTTTAGTTGAGGATGAAACAGGAACAATAGAAATCATCACCCAATACGATATTATTAATGCTATTTCGGGTTAA
- a CDS encoding hybrid sensor histidine kinase/response regulator transcription factor, with protein sequence MPQYFLKSCFVWILLFFIGFQNAFAQKMFFRNYTVSDGLCANTIWDIAQDEQGFMWFGTKYGLNRFDGYEFKSFQFNKNVAGTIGNNFIRKIFKYDKFTFWIGTDEGIYIFDLKTEKFKLFEPLGKIFINDIFRSKKGQIWIATKEKGVYSYQPSSEKLIQFSHRPKVNNSISSNEVSKIIEDKAGHIWIGTYGKGLDVLNPKTRVMKHYKASSAPGSLSNDVILDLYLDHEGHIWVGTMSGGLNLWDEKAQKFKVYQKSGKQSISDNIVRSIYQPKPGLLYLATEKGLNIFDIKSNKFVNYQNKNNDPYSLSDDAVYRVFKDKEGGIWIGTYFGGLNYYHEKALGLEYYYPSGVSNSLSGNAVSAFLETKNGNFWIGTEDGGLNLFNKTDKTFQKYPFSKSQDSLSYHNIHALYEDKAGHIWIGMYTGGLDILNPKTGKIKRYKSKPSNPKTLSDNSVYAIDEDREGRIWVSTISGLNLYHPESDSFIRIKEKYLAKSCIYQVYQDKDLVLWIATYDNGLIKIDKKGKLKQYAYAPKEGAISSNKVISILDDDKGNLWLGTDGGGLNVFNKKTEEFTVYDERFGITTDVVYGVLKDEKSNLWISSNSGIFEINTLNNTTRNFGRWDNLQSQQYNYKSYYKSKDGKLYFGGINGFNAFYPQKIKTATQPAKVAFTNFQLFNKDIDLSDEDSPIKQTINFAQNIVLKHNQSVISIEYAALSYVSPNKIRYSFIMDGFDKDWNNVGSQRKATYTNLPAGDYVFKVRESDTATGNITNISTVQLTILPPFYKTIWAYMVYAILAILSFILFKKYATEKARKENEIKLERLKNKSEQDFYKQKIEFFTAMAHEIRTPLSLIIAPLERLLGKKQKDPESEEQLQIMEENSDRLLTLVNQLLDFRRIESDIFEIHKEQIELVSFINNLKERFSSISYQKGVDFSLETAHQHLEMMADPEALMKIMSNLLINAFKFTRKKVSISINAVEMIDNQAMVSISIEDDGIGIPKDQINSIFTKFFKVSTAEHQYSNLGGTGIGLALAKSLIEKHQGKLLVDSQEGLKTVFTILIPFQEKEEIQNALDRVEELESEQHDGKPVVLVVEDDQSLLNFLSQSLVSEGYHPIKASNGQEGLKLLEQHHVDLIISDVMMPVMDGISFCKEVKNDINYSHLPIILLTAKTNSDAEIEGLESGADAYIAKPFKWKQLSLIARNLIELQANLKQRFAQHPFESTEILASGTKDKKFLNKLIEAIEVRISDPLLSVEELGKELGLSRSSLYKKVKGMTGHVPNEFIRIIRLKNAAKLLTTQDYNISEVGYMVGFSSHSYFSKCFYQQFKLTPTEFADQHRTTIQTNT encoded by the coding sequence ATGCCTCAATATTTCTTAAAATCATGTTTTGTATGGATACTCTTGTTTTTTATAGGGTTTCAAAATGCTTTTGCACAAAAAATGTTTTTCAGAAATTATACCGTTTCAGACGGTTTATGCGCCAATACCATTTGGGATATAGCGCAAGACGAGCAGGGCTTTATGTGGTTTGGTACTAAATATGGCCTAAATAGGTTTGATGGTTACGAGTTTAAATCTTTTCAGTTTAACAAAAATGTAGCGGGCACTATTGGGAACAACTTCATCAGGAAGATTTTTAAATACGATAAGTTTACCTTTTGGATAGGTACCGATGAAGGCATCTACATTTTTGATTTAAAAACAGAAAAATTTAAACTTTTTGAACCCTTAGGGAAGATATTTATCAATGACATTTTTAGGTCTAAAAAAGGCCAAATTTGGATAGCGACCAAAGAAAAAGGCGTTTATAGCTATCAGCCTAGTTCAGAAAAACTGATTCAGTTTAGTCATCGCCCAAAGGTAAATAACAGTATTTCATCTAATGAAGTATCAAAAATTATTGAAGATAAGGCAGGGCATATCTGGATAGGTACTTATGGTAAGGGTTTAGATGTACTTAATCCCAAAACCAGAGTTATGAAGCATTATAAAGCTTCTTCTGCACCCGGAAGCCTATCTAATGATGTTATTTTAGATTTATATCTTGACCATGAAGGGCATATTTGGGTGGGCACCATGTCTGGTGGACTTAACCTATGGGACGAGAAAGCCCAGAAATTTAAGGTTTATCAAAAATCTGGCAAGCAAAGTATCAGTGATAATATTGTAAGAAGTATCTATCAGCCAAAACCAGGGCTTCTTTATTTAGCAACAGAAAAAGGGCTCAATATCTTTGATATCAAAAGCAATAAATTTGTTAATTATCAAAATAAAAATAACGACCCCTACAGTTTAAGCGATGATGCAGTTTACCGAGTTTTTAAAGACAAAGAAGGTGGTATTTGGATTGGTACTTATTTTGGTGGTTTAAACTATTATCATGAAAAAGCCCTCGGTTTAGAGTATTATTACCCTTCTGGGGTAAGCAATTCGCTTTCTGGTAATGCCGTAAGTGCTTTTTTAGAAACCAAAAATGGAAATTTTTGGATAGGTACAGAAGATGGCGGCTTAAACTTGTTCAATAAGACTGATAAGACTTTTCAGAAATATCCTTTTAGTAAAAGTCAGGATTCTCTTTCTTACCATAATATTCATGCCCTTTATGAAGATAAAGCTGGCCATATCTGGATAGGGATGTATACCGGTGGTTTGGATATTCTTAATCCCAAAACCGGAAAAATAAAGCGCTATAAAAGTAAACCATCAAACCCAAAAACCTTAAGTGATAATAGCGTTTATGCCATTGATGAAGACCGCGAAGGAAGAATTTGGGTATCCACCATATCGGGCTTAAACCTGTACCATCCAGAGAGCGATTCTTTTATCCGTATAAAAGAAAAATATTTAGCTAAAAGCTGTATCTATCAGGTGTATCAAGATAAAGATTTGGTTTTATGGATAGCTACTTATGATAATGGCTTAATCAAAATTGATAAAAAAGGTAAGCTTAAACAATACGCCTATGCCCCCAAAGAGGGCGCTATAAGTTCTAATAAAGTTATTTCTATTTTAGATGATGATAAAGGCAATTTATGGCTAGGTACTGATGGTGGTGGCTTAAACGTTTTTAATAAAAAAACAGAGGAATTTACCGTTTACGACGAACGTTTTGGTATTACCACAGATGTAGTTTATGGAGTGCTTAAAGATGAAAAATCTAACCTTTGGATATCTTCCAATAGTGGCATTTTTGAGATCAATACCCTTAACAATACCACTCGTAATTTTGGACGATGGGATAACCTGCAAAGCCAGCAATACAACTACAAATCTTATTATAAAAGTAAAGATGGTAAGCTGTATTTTGGAGGTATAAATGGGTTTAATGCCTTTTATCCGCAGAAAATTAAAACTGCCACACAGCCTGCTAAGGTAGCATTTACCAATTTCCAATTGTTTAATAAGGATATTGATTTATCAGACGAGGATAGCCCTATCAAGCAAACCATAAATTTTGCTCAAAATATAGTCCTTAAGCATAATCAGTCTGTTATCAGTATAGAGTATGCAGCTCTAAGCTATGTTTCGCCAAACAAAATCAGGTATTCTTTCATTATGGATGGTTTTGATAAAGATTGGAATAATGTTGGCTCGCAAAGAAAAGCTACTTATACCAATTTACCCGCCGGAGATTATGTTTTTAAAGTTAGAGAATCTGATACCGCAACTGGAAATATCACCAATATCTCTACCGTACAATTAACCATTTTACCACCCTTTTATAAAACCATTTGGGCTTATATGGTTTACGCCATTTTAGCCATCTTATCCTTTATACTCTTTAAAAAATACGCTACAGAAAAAGCTAGAAAAGAAAATGAAATTAAGCTAGAGCGATTAAAAAATAAAAGCGAGCAAGATTTTTACAAGCAAAAGATTGAGTTCTTTACAGCAATGGCACATGAAATTAGAACGCCTCTTTCTTTAATTATTGCGCCATTAGAAAGGTTATTAGGCAAAAAACAAAAAGACCCAGAAAGCGAAGAGCAACTTCAAATTATGGAAGAAAACTCTGATAGACTGTTAACCTTGGTTAACCAGCTGTTAGATTTTAGAAGAATAGAAAGCGATATTTTTGAGATACACAAAGAACAAATAGAGCTTGTTTCTTTCATCAATAATTTAAAAGAGCGTTTTTCTTCTATTTCTTATCAAAAAGGCGTGGATTTTTCTTTAGAAACTGCTCACCAACATTTAGAAATGATGGCAGACCCAGAAGCCTTGATGAAAATCATGAGCAACCTCTTAATTAATGCTTTTAAGTTTACCAGAAAAAAAGTCAGCATAAGCATTAACGCGGTAGAAATGATAGATAACCAAGCTATGGTTTCTATTTCTATTGAGGATGACGGTATTGGTATACCTAAAGATCAAATCAACTCGATTTTCACCAAGTTCTTTAAGGTAAGCACAGCAGAACATCAATACAGTAATTTAGGCGGTACGGGTATAGGTTTGGCATTAGCTAAATCATTGATAGAAAAGCATCAAGGAAAATTATTGGTAGATAGCCAGGAGGGTTTAAAAACTGTTTTTACCATTTTAATTCCTTTTCAGGAGAAAGAAGAAATACAAAACGCTTTAGATAGGGTTGAAGAACTAGAATCAGAACAACATGATGGTAAACCAGTTGTTTTGGTAGTAGAAGATGATCAATCTTTACTTAATTTCTTGTCTCAAAGTTTGGTTTCAGAAGGTTATCATCCTATTAAAGCTAGTAACGGGCAAGAAGGTCTAAAACTATTAGAACAACATCATGTAGATTTAATTATTTCTGATGTGATGATGCCTGTAATGGACGGCATAAGCTTTTGTAAAGAGGTTAAAAACGATATCAATTACAGTCATTTACCTATTATTTTACTTACAGCAAAAACCAATTCAGATGCAGAAATAGAAGGTTTAGAAAGTGGTGCCGATGCATATATTGCTAAACCTTTTAAATGGAAGCAATTATCTTTAATAGCCCGTAATTTAATAGAGCTTCAGGCAAATTTAAAACAGCGTTTTGCGCAACACCCTTTTGAGAGTACAGAAATTTTAGCATCGGGTACTAAAGATAAAAAGTTCTTAAATAAGCTTATAGAAGCTATAGAGGTGCGTATATCAGACCCATTACTTTCTGTAGAAGAGCTAGGTAAAGAACTGGGTTTAAGTAGGTCAAGCTTGTATAAAAAAGTAAAAGGTATGACAGGCCATGTACCTAATGAGTTCATCAGAATTATAAGACTTAAGAATGCTGCTAAACTATTAACTACCCAAGATTATAATATCTCTGAGGTTGGTTATATGGTTGGCTTTAGCTCGCATTCTTACTTTTCTAAATGCTTTTATCAGCAATTTAAATTAACCCCAACAGAATTTGCCGACCAGCATCGAACAACAATTCAAACTAATACTTAA
- a CDS encoding RNA polymerase sigma factor encodes MTEAQLILQLKNGERQAYQTLVKNYQHKVYNTALGFLQDGNDAQDLTQEVFIEVYHTIHQFKGAAKLATWIYRITVNTCLEELRRRKRKKRMAFIISIFDTNYQTEINKYSDFEHPGIKLERKEHHQYLNKALMALPEHYRTVIVLHKLEGLSQQEIAEILDKSVSAVESIMVRAKQQLKQLLMQHIKDTLS; translated from the coding sequence TTGACCGAAGCGCAACTTATACTTCAATTAAAAAACGGCGAAAGGCAAGCTTACCAAACCTTAGTAAAAAACTATCAGCATAAAGTGTATAACACGGCTTTAGGTTTTTTACAAGATGGTAACGATGCACAGGATCTAACACAGGAAGTATTTATTGAGGTTTACCATACCATTCATCAATTTAAAGGTGCTGCCAAGCTTGCCACTTGGATATACCGAATAACTGTTAATACATGTTTGGAGGAACTTAGAAGGAGAAAAAGAAAAAAAAGGATGGCTTTTATCATCAGTATTTTTGATACAAACTATCAAACAGAAATTAATAAGTATAGTGATTTTGAACATCCGGGAATAAAACTAGAAAGAAAAGAACATCATCAATATTTAAATAAGGCTTTAATGGCATTACCAGAGCACTATAGAACGGTAATTGTACTTCATAAATTGGAAGGATTGAGCCAGCAAGAAATTGCTGAAATTTTAGACAAATCGGTTTCGGCTGTAGAATCCATTATGGTAAGGGCAAAACAGCAATTAAAACAGTTATTGATGCAACACATAAAAGATACCCTCTCATAA
- a CDS encoding aldose epimerase family protein, whose protein sequence is MKMNILKISFMVMLASLIYACQQPKTTQNSTQEQLPHYAAAFDTLIDGKEVKCYQLINKNKMKAVFTNYGGRLVSLLIPTQDTSFVDVVVGFKSIDDYITSTEPYFGATIGRYGNRIAKGKFSIDGVNYQLAINNPPNSLHGGKKGFQYVAWDAKQIDNQTLELSYLSPDMEEGYPGNLAVKVIYKLNDDNELMMQYEASTDKKTVVNLTNHAFFNLNGEGSGDILNHQLQINAKAFTPVDSTLIPTGEIALVKNTPFDFTELTAIGASINLPDEQLKNGKGYDHNYVLQSKPSEKMILAAKVIGNKTSITMEVFTTEPGLQFYSGNFMMGKNIFKSGARDDFRTAFCLETQHFPDAPNQPAFPSTLLKPGELYKTQSKYRFSW, encoded by the coding sequence ATGAAAATGAATATTTTAAAAATAAGCTTTATGGTTATGTTAGCTTCGCTGATATATGCTTGCCAACAACCCAAAACAACACAAAATAGTACACAAGAACAGCTGCCTCACTACGCAGCAGCTTTTGATACCTTGATAGATGGAAAAGAAGTTAAATGCTATCAGTTAATCAATAAGAATAAGATGAAAGCCGTATTTACTAATTATGGCGGTAGGTTGGTGAGTTTATTAATCCCCACACAAGACACTTCTTTTGTAGATGTTGTGGTAGGCTTTAAAAGTATTGATGATTATATAACATCTACAGAACCTTATTTTGGGGCTACCATTGGGCGTTACGGCAACCGTATTGCAAAAGGTAAATTCTCTATAGATGGGGTCAATTATCAGTTGGCTATAAATAATCCTCCCAATAGTTTACATGGCGGTAAAAAAGGTTTTCAATATGTAGCTTGGGATGCTAAACAAATAGATAATCAAACTTTAGAACTTAGCTATCTATCTCCAGATATGGAAGAAGGATACCCTGGTAATCTAGCTGTTAAAGTAATATATAAGCTTAATGATGATAATGAGTTAATGATGCAATATGAAGCATCAACAGATAAGAAAACTGTTGTTAATTTAACCAATCATGCTTTCTTTAATTTGAATGGCGAGGGAAGCGGAGATATCTTAAACCATCAATTACAAATAAACGCTAAAGCTTTTACGCCTGTAGACAGCACTTTAATACCTACCGGAGAAATAGCACTTGTGAAAAATACTCCTTTTGATTTTACGGAGCTAACAGCTATTGGAGCCAGCATTAATCTGCCTGATGAGCAGCTGAAAAATGGTAAAGGTTATGACCATAACTATGTCTTACAAAGCAAACCATCAGAAAAAATGATTTTGGCGGCTAAAGTTATTGGCAATAAAACTTCTATTACCATGGAAGTTTTTACAACCGAGCCAGGTTTACAATTTTATAGTGGCAATTTTATGATGGGTAAAAACATATTTAAAAGCGGCGCTAGAGACGATTTTAGGACAGCATTTTGTCTAGAAACACAACACTTTCCAGATGCTCCAAATCAGCCAGCTTTTCCTTCTACTTTATTAAAACCTGGGGAGCTTTATAAAACACAGTCTAAATATCGTTTTAGCTGGTAA